A window of Costertonia aggregata contains these coding sequences:
- a CDS encoding coiled-coil domain-containing protein: MAIKKVIKIDADTKNAQKNVQKLGDTVNNEAKEIKGSLGGLTDELDGLSGGLLSKFKNLKGTLGNVAVGFKGIGVAIAASGIGLLVTVIAAVTAAFKSSEEGQDKFQKILGVLGSIVGNLMDLLSDFGETVIEAFENPKKAWNSFTESLKKGYEFVKGQIIDRFSSSWTILSGGVETGILKMRIAWNDFTGDADEAQDLTKELEKVKKEVEAATEVIKARNQEVIDGFNAAIDKVKEFGKEIAEDAKKAQAIANQRALADKKERELIVARARADRNAADLREKAVNKEKFSIEERIKFLEQAARIETDITNAEIYAAKLRRDAKIAENALAKSTKEDLDEQAELTAKVIELETARLNKQKELTSETLALKAEEKALRDAELAALEAQAEKEREIERARLESIDNIRKEYREKLEDLQAEDEQAKLDLEEQRKLAELEALNASEEQKIEVRRYYDELQTQLEKEQSDERIANALAEKEAKAQIFNAQADLAIQFGQFLQQMGEENKALAITGIIVEQVASVARIISNTGIANAKAVAASPLTAGQPFVTLNSVSAGLSIASSVASAAKAIGKLGGGGGGLQRDNPNGGNSAQPIAPEFNLIGQGGINQVAQSLNQQGKTPLKAYVVGKEVDTQQELDRNRRVTATFG, from the coding sequence ATGGCCATAAAAAAGGTAATCAAGATAGATGCCGATACTAAGAACGCACAAAAGAACGTCCAAAAACTGGGCGACACGGTAAATAATGAAGCCAAGGAAATCAAAGGCTCTTTAGGAGGTCTAACGGATGAATTGGATGGACTTTCTGGTGGGCTTTTGTCAAAGTTCAAGAACTTAAAGGGAACTTTGGGAAATGTTGCCGTTGGGTTCAAGGGTATCGGTGTAGCGATAGCTGCATCTGGAATAGGTCTACTCGTAACGGTAATTGCAGCAGTTACGGCAGCATTCAAATCAAGTGAAGAAGGTCAGGACAAGTTTCAGAAGATTCTAGGGGTACTGGGTTCTATTGTCGGAAACCTAATGGACTTACTTAGTGATTTTGGGGAAACCGTAATCGAAGCTTTTGAGAATCCAAAAAAGGCATGGAACAGTTTTACTGAAAGCCTTAAAAAAGGCTATGAGTTCGTCAAGGGTCAGATAATAGACAGGTTTTCAAGTTCATGGACTATACTTAGCGGAGGTGTCGAAACTGGTATACTCAAAATGCGTATCGCATGGAACGATTTCACGGGCGATGCCGATGAAGCACAGGATTTGACAAAAGAACTTGAAAAGGTAAAAAAAGAGGTCGAGGCTGCAACAGAGGTAATAAAGGCCAGAAACCAAGAAGTGATAGACGGCTTCAACGCTGCGATAGATAAGGTCAAGGAATTTGGTAAGGAAATAGCGGAAGATGCCAAAAAGGCGCAAGCCATAGCCAACCAAAGGGCTTTGGCTGATAAAAAGGAACGTGAGTTGATAGTTGCAAGGGCTAGGGCTGATAGGAACGCTGCGGATTTACGGGAAAAAGCCGTAAACAAGGAGAAATTCAGTATCGAAGAGAGAATAAAGTTTCTTGAACAGGCAGCAAGGATTGAAACGGACATTACAAACGCTGAAATATATGCTGCCAAGCTTAGAAGGGATGCAAAGATTGCCGAGAATGCCCTCGCAAAGTCTACCAAAGAGGATTTGGACGAACAGGCCGAACTTACCGCAAAGGTAATCGAACTGGAAACCGCCAGATTGAACAAGCAGAAGGAATTGACATCCGAAACCTTGGCACTAAAGGCAGAGGAAAAGGCTCTAAGGGATGCAGAACTTGCAGCATTGGAGGCACAAGCCGAAAAAGAAAGGGAAATCGAACGTGCCAGACTGGAATCCATTGATAACATCCGTAAGGAATACAGGGAAAAATTGGAGGATTTACAGGCAGAGGATGAACAGGCTAAACTTGATTTGGAAGAGCAAAGAAAATTAGCGGAACTGGAAGCCTTGAACGCCTCGGAAGAACAGAAAATTGAGGTTAGAAGGTACTACGATGAATTGCAGACCCAACTTGAAAAGGAGCAAAGCGATGAAAGAATAGCAAATGCGTTGGCCGAAAAAGAGGCTAAAGCGCAAATATTCAATGCACAAGCTGATTTGGCTATACAATTCGGTCAGTTCCTTCAACAGATGGGAGAGGAAAACAAGGCACTGGCCATTACGGGAATCATTGTTGAACAAGTTGCATCAGTTGCCAGAATTATATCCAATACTGGAATTGCCAATGCGAAAGCAGTAGCAGCTTCCCCCTTGACCGCTGGACAGCCTTTTGTTACGCTCAATAGTGTTAGTGCTGGTCTATCCATTGCTTCATCGGTCGCCAGTGCTGCAAAGGCAATAGGGAAATTAGGTGGAGGTGGTGGAGGTCTACAAAGGGATAATCCCAACGGTGGGAATTCTGCTCAACCGATAGCACCAGAATTCAATCTTATCGGCCAAGGTGGAATAAACCAAGTTGCACAATCATTGAACCAACAGGGAAAAACGCCTTTAAAAGCCTATGTGGTGGGTAAGGAGGTAGATACTCAACAGGAGTTGGATAGGAACAGGCGTGTAACGGCAACCTTTGGCTAA
- a CDS encoding XkdF-like putative serine protease domain-containing protein has translation MELYEVQFDPKKDTGIYGISVVSDPAMEGFFVALNKDGKPVPNEIQLSEVSKEQRILLGVVAIPDKPIYRNQDGKEFYITFPSETIKLGAHSFLKNQYNNNSSIEHEVKLSGVSVVESWIVEDTENDKSNIHGLKAPRGSWIVSMKVDNDELWNDYVKTGKVKGFSLDGLFSLNKLELKQKSMSDNNQSIVAEIKKGFAELKNIFSPKPETKVKLAQAKLADGETVVEFDGEEIEVGTQLFIVSEEGSIPAPDGQHELENGMLVSVTEGIVSEIMEKEVDEEIEASKDNQEWEALKEAFKILEAEMKTAKEGFESSLSEKDNEIAELKTQLSATPATEPKKHTSVELSTEQPKTSRERIKLALQQNK, from the coding sequence ATGGAACTTTACGAAGTACAATTCGACCCGAAAAAAGATACTGGTATTTATGGAATATCGGTAGTGTCCGACCCTGCGATGGAAGGTTTTTTCGTAGCGTTGAACAAAGATGGGAAACCCGTACCTAACGAAATACAATTGTCGGAGGTAAGCAAGGAGCAAAGGATTCTTTTAGGCGTTGTGGCAATACCAGATAAACCTATTTACAGGAATCAAGATGGTAAGGAGTTCTACATAACCTTTCCAAGTGAAACAATCAAACTGGGCGCACATTCCTTTTTAAAGAATCAGTACAACAACAATTCCAGTATCGAACATGAGGTAAAACTATCAGGTGTTTCAGTGGTGGAATCTTGGATTGTGGAAGATACCGAAAACGATAAATCGAACATACACGGTCTGAAAGCCCCGAGAGGTTCATGGATAGTTTCAATGAAGGTCGATAACGATGAACTCTGGAACGATTATGTGAAAACTGGAAAAGTAAAAGGCTTTTCATTGGATGGTCTATTCAGCCTAAACAAACTTGAACTTAAACAAAAATCTATGAGTGATAACAACCAATCGATAGTGGCAGAAATAAAAAAAGGATTTGCCGAATTAAAGAACATATTCAGCCCTAAACCAGAAACCAAAGTTAAATTGGCACAAGCCAAATTAGCCGATGGGGAAACCGTTGTTGAATTTGATGGGGAGGAAATAGAGGTCGGTACACAACTTTTTATAGTAAGTGAAGAAGGTAGTATACCAGCACCAGACGGACAACACGAACTGGAAAACGGTATGTTGGTAAGCGTTACCGAGGGAATTGTTTCAGAGATAATGGAAAAAGAAGTCGATGAGGAAATCGAGGCATCCAAGGACAATCAAGAATGGGAGGCTCTAAAAGAGGCTTTTAAGATTCTCGAAGCCGAAATGAAAACCGCAAAAGAAGGTTTTGAATCTTCTTTATCCGAAAAGGATAATGAAATAGCCGAATTGAAAACACAACTTTCGGCTACCCCAGCGACAGAACCAAAAAAACATACATCGGTCGAACTTTCCACCGAACAGCCCAAAACTTCAAGAGAAAGAATAAAACTAGCATTACAACAAAACAAATAA
- a CDS encoding DUF6712 family protein encodes MTTILISASDLTKRTPMAGNIDPNKYTYCIREAQIFVIEPILGTKLYKKIVADYEANTLTGDYLELMENYVKPILIYTVSAEFILVHSYNVQNGGIFKNSPENSEPVNKSEVDFLVQKQHNKADAYIERMKKFLSSIELPEYNTVQENNYDTYPDKTLDFTGGWKLGSYSKGNDFLKPNER; translated from the coding sequence ATGACAACAATACTGATTTCAGCAAGCGACTTGACCAAGCGAACACCTATGGCTGGGAACATAGACCCCAATAAATATACATACTGCATTCGTGAAGCCCAGATATTCGTTATCGAACCTATTCTGGGTACTAAACTCTACAAAAAGATAGTAGCCGATTATGAGGCCAATACATTGACTGGGGATTATTTGGAACTAATGGAAAACTATGTTAAACCAATTTTGATATATACAGTAAGTGCCGAATTTATTTTGGTTCATTCCTACAACGTACAGAACGGGGGTATCTTCAAAAACTCCCCAGAAAACAGTGAACCAGTAAATAAATCAGAGGTTGACTTCTTGGTACAGAAACAGCACAACAAAGCGGATGCCTACATAGAACGTATGAAAAAGTTCCTATCCAGTATCGAACTTCCCGAATACAACACAGTACAGGAGAATAACTATGATACCTATCCAGATAAAACCTTGGATTTCACAGGGGGCTGGAAGTTGGGAAGTTATTCAAAAGGTAACGATTTCCTTAAACCAAATGAAAGGTAA
- a CDS encoding tail fiber domain-containing protein: MSVLTSKTELSFVTDLDWFHVVDISDNTGSPQGTSKKIRRGNILLGYTGFDSRYYTETEVNNFFSGTVPIVGYNRADWDNALQPDGDGSQLTNLPQDWDGVLNGRNVQVTNFQELYLHGYYDGSDISATSDAPYINMLNNTLSKSIQLGVGQISLTIDGASIYTDDSIVANNFVGNGSNLTGVELLSNKGQANGYVPLNGFGLIDSQYLPDSLDEILEYADLASFPTTGETGKLYVALDTNYVYRWSGSTFIQVGGGQIPVDSVFGRTGVITAQSSDYSAFYLGLTDKATDSELLDGLNSTQFIRSDQSDAMNGTLTAQGLTFNQPLNFFQPTTHNDKILFIGGNGLGDRDWSNIFLYSGGVFRINDNDIWHAGNDGSNSGLDADLLDGLQGSQYLNTSSTAQTKSGLLNLDALRVKGASGRFRSVSDGTNVIEWGLDNGTRQSYLGNVSGQWKWQIESGDWYFTDGSANRVSIGRISGNISTVGNITSSDNILANGSSSDISVEARRDTLRFSRLSANGSGGALVLSDDSISATIIRGYGNSDFYSTITATNFILRSDERLKNSIEPYKSKPINVHWKTFVLDSDKTERVQLGAIAQELEKEHPEFVITSDKDEKSIAYIDLLIAKNAELESRIEKLESLILNQK, from the coding sequence ATGAGTGTATTAACAAGTAAAACCGAACTATCATTCGTAACCGATTTGGATTGGTTTCATGTAGTGGACATCAGTGATAACACTGGCAGCCCACAAGGAACATCCAAGAAAATCAGAAGGGGCAATATCCTTTTGGGATATACTGGCTTCGATTCTAGGTACTATACGGAAACTGAGGTCAACAACTTCTTTTCGGGTACTGTACCTATCGTTGGATATAACAGAGCGGATTGGGATAACGCATTACAACCTGATGGGGATGGTTCACAGCTTACCAATTTACCCCAAGATTGGGATGGTGTATTGAATGGTCGAAATGTTCAGGTTACAAATTTTCAGGAATTGTACCTACATGGTTACTACGATGGGTCTGACATTAGCGCAACAAGTGATGCCCCATATATAAATATGCTAAATAATACACTATCAAAGAGCATACAGTTAGGGGTAGGTCAAATTTCTTTGACAATTGATGGTGCTAGTATTTATACTGACGATAGCATAGTTGCAAATAATTTTGTTGGTAACGGTAGTAATCTTACTGGGGTAGAACTTTTGTCCAACAAAGGTCAGGCAAACGGTTATGTACCCCTTAACGGTTTTGGGCTAATCGATTCACAATACTTACCCGATTCTTTAGATGAAATTTTGGAATATGCGGATTTGGCTTCTTTTCCAACAACGGGAGAAACAGGTAAACTGTATGTTGCACTAGATACGAATTATGTTTACAGATGGTCAGGCTCGACCTTTATCCAAGTAGGGGGAGGGCAAATACCAGTGGATTCCGTTTTCGGACGTACAGGTGTCATTACTGCACAATCATCAGATTATTCAGCATTTTATTTAGGTCTAACCGATAAAGCTACGGATTCTGAACTACTTGACGGGCTGAATTCTACACAATTCATTAGAAGTGACCAATCGGACGCTATGAATGGAACACTAACGGCACAAGGTCTAACATTTAACCAACCCCTTAATTTTTTCCAGCCCACTACCCACAATGATAAGATACTATTTATCGGTGGTAATGGTTTAGGCGATAGGGATTGGAGTAATATATTCCTTTATTCTGGTGGTGTATTCAGAATTAATGACAATGATATATGGCACGCTGGTAACGATGGTTCGAATAGTGGACTTGATGCCGATTTGTTGGATGGTCTACAAGGTTCACAGTACTTAAATACCAGTTCAACAGCACAAACAAAGTCAGGTTTATTAAACCTTGATGCTTTAAGAGTAAAAGGAGCTAGTGGAAGATTTAGGAGTGTGTCCGATGGTACTAACGTTATTGAATGGGGTTTAGATAATGGAACACGACAATCCTATTTGGGTAATGTTTCAGGTCAATGGAAATGGCAAATTGAATCTGGGGATTGGTATTTTACGGATGGTTCAGCAAATAGAGTATCTATTGGTAGAATCTCTGGGAATATATCAACAGTTGGCAATATAACTTCCAGTGACAATATATTGGCTAACGGGTCAAGCTCCGATATAAGTGTTGAGGCGAGAAGAGATACGTTAAGATTCTCTAGGCTTAGTGCAAACGGTTCTGGGGGAGCGTTAGTACTTTCGGACGATTCGATATCCGCCACAATTATTAGGGGCTACGGAAATTCTGATTTTTACAGTACCATAACGGCAACCAACTTTATATTAAGGTCTGATGAAAGGTTAAAGAATAGTATAGAACCTTATAAATCAAAGCCGATAAATGTACATTGGAAAACTTTCGTATTGGATAGCGATAAAACCGAAAGAGTACAGTTGGGGGCTATTGCACAAGAACTGGAAAAAGAGCATCCCGAATTTGTAATCACAAGTGATAAAGATGAAAAGTCAATTGCCTACATAGATTTGTTGATTGCCAAGAACGCTGAATTGGAATCGAGGATTGAAAAACTTGAAAGTCTAATCCTAAACCAAAAATAA